In the Sus scrofa isolate TJ Tabasco breed Duroc chromosome 7, Sscrofa11.1, whole genome shotgun sequence genome, one interval contains:
- the PPP2R3C gene encoding serine/threonine-protein phosphatase 2A regulatory subunit B'' subunit gamma isoform X3 gives MIGEEAMINYENFLKVGEKAGPKCKQFFTAKVFAKLLHTDSYGRISIMQFFNYVMRKVWLHQTRIGLSLYDVAGQGYLRESDLENYILELIPTLPQLDGLEKSFYSFYVCTAVRKFFFFLDPLRTGKIKIQDILACSFLDDLLELRDEELSKESQETNWFSAPSALRVYGQYLNLDKDHNGMLSKEELSRYGTATMTNVFLDRVFQECLTYDGEMDYKTYLDFVLALENRKEPAALQYIFKLLDIENKGYLNVFSLNYFFRAIQELMKIHGQDPVSFQDVKDEIFDMVKPKDPLKISLQDLINSNQGDTVTTILIDLNGFWTYENREALVANDNENSTDLDDT, from the exons ATGATTGGAGAGGAAGCAATGATTAATTACGAAAATTTTTTGAAGGTTGGTGAAAAGGCTGGACCAAAGTGCAA gCAATTTTTCACAGCAAAAGTTTTTGCTAAACTCCTTCATACAGATTCCTATGGAAGAATTTCCATCATGCAGTTCTTTAATTATGTCATGAGAAAAg TTTGGCTTCATCAAACAAGAATAGGACTCAGCTTATATGATGTTGCTGGTCAAGGGTATCTTCGGGAGTCT gATTTAGAAAACTACATATTGGAACTTATCCCTACTTTACCACAGTTAGATGGGCTGGAAAAATCTTTTTACTCCTTTTATGTTTGTACGGCAGTTAGgaagttcttcttctttttagacCCTCTACGAACAG GGAAGATAAAAATTCAAGATATTTTAGCATGCAGCTTCCTAGATGACTTATTGGAG TTAAGGGATGAGGAACTGTCGAAGGAGAGTCAAGAAACAAACTGGTTTTCCGCTCCCTCTGCGCTAAGGGTGTATG GCCAGTATTTGAATCTTGATAAGGATCACAATGGCATGCTCAGTAAAGAAGAACTCTCCCGCTATGGAACAGCAACCATGACCAATGTCTTCTTAGACCGTGTTTTCCAGGAGTgtctcacttatgatggagaaatG GACTATAAGACTTACCTGGATTTTGTTCTTGCATTGGAAAACCGAAAAGAACCAGCAGCTCTgcagtatattttcaaattgcttGACATTGAGAACAAAGGATATCTGAATGTCTTTTCccttaattatttctttagg GCCATACAGGAACTAATGAAAATCCATGGACAGGATCCTGTTTCATTTCAAGATGTCAag gaTGAAATCTTTGATATGGTAAAACCAAAGGATCCTTTGAAGATTTCTCTTCAGGATTTAATCAACAGTAATCAAGGTGACACAGTCACCACCATTCTAATTGATCTGAATGGCTTTTGGACTTACGAGAATAGGGAAGCCCTTGttgcaaatgataatgaaaattctACGGACCTTGATGATACATGA
- the PPP2R3C gene encoding serine/threonine-protein phosphatase 2A regulatory subunit B'' subunit gamma isoform X1 translates to MDWKEILRRRLAMPNTGPNKKKTEQELKDEEMDLFTKYYSEWKGDRKNTNEFYKTIPRFYYRLPAEDEVLLQKLREESRAVFLQRKSRELLDNEELQNLWFLLDKHQTPPMIGEEAMINYENFLKVGEKAGPKCKQFFTAKVFAKLLHTDSYGRISIMQFFNYVMRKVWLHQTRIGLSLYDVAGQGYLRESDLENYILELIPTLPQLDGLEKSFYSFYVCTAVRKFFFFLDPLRTGKIKIQDILACSFLDDLLELRDEELSKESQETNWFSAPSALRVYGQYLNLDKDHNGMLSKEELSRYGTATMTNVFLDRVFQECLTYDGEMDYKTYLDFVLALENRKEPAALQYIFKLLDIENKGYLNVFSLNYFFRAIQELMKIHGQDPVSFQDVKDEIFDMVKPKDPLKISLQDLINSNQGDTVTTILIDLNGFWTYENREALVANDNENSTDLDDT, encoded by the exons ATGGACTGGAAAGAAATTCTGCGCCGGCGGTTAGCGATGCCCAACACCGGTCCAAACA aaaaaaaaactgaacaagaattaaaagatgaagaaatggatttatttaccaaatattaTTCAGAATGGAAAGGAGatagaaaaaacacaaatgaattcTATAAGACCATACCCCGGTTTTATTACAGG CTGCCAGCTGAAGATGAAGTCTTACTACAGAAATTAAGAGAGGAGTCCAGAGCTGTCTTTCtgcaaaggaaaagcagagaacTCTTAGATAATGAAGAATTACAG AACTTGTGGTTTTTGCTGGACAAGCACCAGACACCACCCATGATTGGAGAGGAAGCAATGATTAATTACGAAAATTTTTTGAAGGTTGGTGAAAAGGCTGGACCAAAGTGCAA gCAATTTTTCACAGCAAAAGTTTTTGCTAAACTCCTTCATACAGATTCCTATGGAAGAATTTCCATCATGCAGTTCTTTAATTATGTCATGAGAAAAg TTTGGCTTCATCAAACAAGAATAGGACTCAGCTTATATGATGTTGCTGGTCAAGGGTATCTTCGGGAGTCT gATTTAGAAAACTACATATTGGAACTTATCCCTACTTTACCACAGTTAGATGGGCTGGAAAAATCTTTTTACTCCTTTTATGTTTGTACGGCAGTTAGgaagttcttcttctttttagacCCTCTACGAACAG GGAAGATAAAAATTCAAGATATTTTAGCATGCAGCTTCCTAGATGACTTATTGGAG TTAAGGGATGAGGAACTGTCGAAGGAGAGTCAAGAAACAAACTGGTTTTCCGCTCCCTCTGCGCTAAGGGTGTATG GCCAGTATTTGAATCTTGATAAGGATCACAATGGCATGCTCAGTAAAGAAGAACTCTCCCGCTATGGAACAGCAACCATGACCAATGTCTTCTTAGACCGTGTTTTCCAGGAGTgtctcacttatgatggagaaatG GACTATAAGACTTACCTGGATTTTGTTCTTGCATTGGAAAACCGAAAAGAACCAGCAGCTCTgcagtatattttcaaattgcttGACATTGAGAACAAAGGATATCTGAATGTCTTTTCccttaattatttctttagg GCCATACAGGAACTAATGAAAATCCATGGACAGGATCCTGTTTCATTTCAAGATGTCAag gaTGAAATCTTTGATATGGTAAAACCAAAGGATCCTTTGAAGATTTCTCTTCAGGATTTAATCAACAGTAATCAAGGTGACACAGTCACCACCATTCTAATTGATCTGAATGGCTTTTGGACTTACGAGAATAGGGAAGCCCTTGttgcaaatgataatgaaaattctACGGACCTTGATGATACATGA
- the PPP2R3C gene encoding serine/threonine-protein phosphatase 2A regulatory subunit B'' subunit gamma isoform X2, producing the protein MDLFTKYYSEWKGDRKNTNEFYKTIPRFYYRLPAEDEVLLQKLREESRAVFLQRKSRELLDNEELQNLWFLLDKHQTPPMIGEEAMINYENFLKVGEKAGPKCKQFFTAKVFAKLLHTDSYGRISIMQFFNYVMRKVWLHQTRIGLSLYDVAGQGYLRESDLENYILELIPTLPQLDGLEKSFYSFYVCTAVRKFFFFLDPLRTGKIKIQDILACSFLDDLLELRDEELSKESQETNWFSAPSALRVYGQYLNLDKDHNGMLSKEELSRYGTATMTNVFLDRVFQECLTYDGEMDYKTYLDFVLALENRKEPAALQYIFKLLDIENKGYLNVFSLNYFFRAIQELMKIHGQDPVSFQDVKDEIFDMVKPKDPLKISLQDLINSNQGDTVTTILIDLNGFWTYENREALVANDNENSTDLDDT; encoded by the exons atggatttatttaccaaatattaTTCAGAATGGAAAGGAGatagaaaaaacacaaatgaattcTATAAGACCATACCCCGGTTTTATTACAGG CTGCCAGCTGAAGATGAAGTCTTACTACAGAAATTAAGAGAGGAGTCCAGAGCTGTCTTTCtgcaaaggaaaagcagagaacTCTTAGATAATGAAGAATTACAG AACTTGTGGTTTTTGCTGGACAAGCACCAGACACCACCCATGATTGGAGAGGAAGCAATGATTAATTACGAAAATTTTTTGAAGGTTGGTGAAAAGGCTGGACCAAAGTGCAA gCAATTTTTCACAGCAAAAGTTTTTGCTAAACTCCTTCATACAGATTCCTATGGAAGAATTTCCATCATGCAGTTCTTTAATTATGTCATGAGAAAAg TTTGGCTTCATCAAACAAGAATAGGACTCAGCTTATATGATGTTGCTGGTCAAGGGTATCTTCGGGAGTCT gATTTAGAAAACTACATATTGGAACTTATCCCTACTTTACCACAGTTAGATGGGCTGGAAAAATCTTTTTACTCCTTTTATGTTTGTACGGCAGTTAGgaagttcttcttctttttagacCCTCTACGAACAG GGAAGATAAAAATTCAAGATATTTTAGCATGCAGCTTCCTAGATGACTTATTGGAG TTAAGGGATGAGGAACTGTCGAAGGAGAGTCAAGAAACAAACTGGTTTTCCGCTCCCTCTGCGCTAAGGGTGTATG GCCAGTATTTGAATCTTGATAAGGATCACAATGGCATGCTCAGTAAAGAAGAACTCTCCCGCTATGGAACAGCAACCATGACCAATGTCTTCTTAGACCGTGTTTTCCAGGAGTgtctcacttatgatggagaaatG GACTATAAGACTTACCTGGATTTTGTTCTTGCATTGGAAAACCGAAAAGAACCAGCAGCTCTgcagtatattttcaaattgcttGACATTGAGAACAAAGGATATCTGAATGTCTTTTCccttaattatttctttagg GCCATACAGGAACTAATGAAAATCCATGGACAGGATCCTGTTTCATTTCAAGATGTCAag gaTGAAATCTTTGATATGGTAAAACCAAAGGATCCTTTGAAGATTTCTCTTCAGGATTTAATCAACAGTAATCAAGGTGACACAGTCACCACCATTCTAATTGATCTGAATGGCTTTTGGACTTACGAGAATAGGGAAGCCCTTGttgcaaatgataatgaaaattctACGGACCTTGATGATACATGA